From Triticum aestivum cultivar Chinese Spring chromosome 4A, IWGSC CS RefSeq v2.1, whole genome shotgun sequence, a single genomic window includes:
- the LOC123085186 gene encoding UDP-glycosyltransferase 83A1 encodes MATSAAPASPHPHALFLPYPAQGHVIPFMELAHRFLDRGFAVTFVNTRFNHRRVVAAAAGATTAYSSEGGGRLRLVAVDDGIDDAGDHENLILLNAAMQEAIPPQLEALLDGEDATGEGLGKVTCVVVDSGMSWALDVVRRRGLPSAALWPASAAVLSVLVNAKRLIRDGVIDDDGAPVNLENNSFHLNESATSMDATFLAWNYMGNRDAERLVFHYLTSTAQAAAAKADFLLCNTFSDIEPAVFAGPTPATILPIGPLRTWQRPTRHAPVGHFWHADDAACMSFLDAQPRGSVVYVAFGSISIMTAAQLQELALGLEASGRPFLWVVRPEQADKLPDGFADAIDGLAKGKVVGWAPQEQVLGHPAVGCFVTHCGWNSTLEGIRNGLSMLCWPYFTDQFTNQTYICDIWRVGLRVASAEGGGLVMKERVVELLDRIFEDEGAKERVLRLKEMAEKNMSEEGESLNNLNVLMESMGR; translated from the exons ATGGCCACCTCCGCCGCGCCTGCGTCGCCGCACCCGCACGCCCTCTTCCTCCCCTACCCGGCGCAGGGCCACGTCATCCCGTTCATGGAGCTCGCCCACCGCTTCCTCGACCGCGGCTTCGCCGTCACCTTCGTCAACACCAGGTTCAACCACCGCCGCGTCGTCGCAGCCGCCGCCGGCGCGACGACGGCGTACTCATCAGAAGGAGGAGGACGGCTGCGTCTGGTTGCGGTCGACGACGGGATAGACGACGCCGGGGACCACGAGAACCTCATCCTGCTCAACGCCGCCATGCAGGAGGCCATCCCGCCGCAGCTGGAGGCGCTTCTCGACGGCGAGGACGCGACCGGCGAGGGGCTGGGAAAGGTGACATGCGTGGTGGTCGACTCCGGCATGTCGTGGGCGCTGGATGTTGTGAGGCGTCGGGGGCTCCCGTCGGCCGCGCTCTGGCCGGCGTCTGCGGCCGTGCTCTCGGTGCTGGTCAACGCCAAGAGACTGATACGCGATGGCGTCATCGATGACGACG GAGCACCCGTTAACTTGGAGAACAACTCATTCCATCTCAACGAGTCCGCAACGTCCATGGACGCGACCTTCCTCGCCTGGAATTACATGGGCAACCGTGACGCCGAGCGCCTGGTGTTCCACTACCTCACGTCCACAGCGCAGGCCGCCGCAGCGAAGGCCGACTTCCTCCTCTGCAACACCTTCTCCGACATCGAGCCGGCCGTCTTCGCCGGCCCCACGCCGGCTACCATCCTCCCCATCGGCCCGCTCCGCACATGGCAGCGACCGACGAGACATGCGCCCGTGGGGCACTTCTGGCACGCCGACGACGCCGCCTGCATGTCCTTCCTGGACGCGCAACCCCGCGGATCCGTCGTGTACGTGGCGTTCGGAAGCATCAGCATCATGACCGCGGCGCAGCTTCAGGAGCTCGCGCTCGGGCTCGAGGCCTCCGGCCGGCCGTTCCTGTGGGTCGTCAGGCCTGAGCAGGCCGACAAGCTCCCAGACGGGTTTGCGGACGCCATTGACGGGCTCGCGAAGGGCAAAGTGGTCGGCTGGGCACCGCAGGAGCAGGTATTGGGACACCCCGCGGTGGGCTGCTTTGTCACACACTGCGGGTGGAACTCCACGCTAGAAGGCATCCGCAATGGACTGTCCATGCTGTGCTGGCCATACTTCACCGACCAGTTCACGAACCAGACATATATATGTGACATCTGGAGGGTCGGGCTACGGGTTGCGTCGGCCGAGGGTGGCGGGCTGGTGATGAAGGAGAGGGTGGTGGAGCTGCTGGATAGGATTTTCGAGGACGAAGGTGCCAAGGAAAGGGTGCTGAGGTTGAAGGAGATGGCGGAGAAAAACATGAGCGAAGAAGGCGAGTCGTTGAACAATTTGAATGTGCTGATGGAGTCCATGGGAAGGTAG